In the Panthera tigris isolate Pti1 chromosome F3, P.tigris_Pti1_mat1.1, whole genome shotgun sequence genome, GCGGGATCAGTATATGAGGGCAGGAGAAGGGTTTATCATCTGCTATTCTATCACCGATCGCCGAAGTTTCCATGAAGTTCGGGAATTTAAGCAGCTTATTTACCGAGTTCGACGCACTGATGATACACCTGTGGTTCTGGTGGGGAACAAGTCTGACCTGAAGCAACTAAGACAGGTGAGGAGGACTCGGAAATACGATCTGTAGTCTTGGGAGGTGGGTTGTTTCACTACTTATAGATTCTTTTGCCCtaagataaaaatctaaaattagtgTCTCCTTAACCTTGGAAATTTTTCTATATCTACTAATTTGCAATTAGTTTGgataaaatctgaattttaggaCTCTGTTTACAAGATAAAATCTACAGGATGGTAATCAGGTAACAAATAGAATACCCATTAAGTGAAGGATCATGGAATGTTCATTTCTTAAAACCTTAGAAAATGAATTATCTATGTTGCAACAGGAGATGTAGGTTGGATTTCGAGATCTGCTTGTTGACAATGAGGATTATGTACTCTGGAAGGGGAGGATAAGAATTGGAGAGGATTATAGAGCAAGTGGTGCTCGTCTTCAAGTTACCAACAAAGTTTGAAGTCTTGCCGTTTGGTGTTACGTTGAGAGAATAGTGGACAGGCACATTGTGACTGCTGATGGAAGCAGTGGACTGGTACAGACTTTTCGGAACTGGTTGATAGTAGATAAGTTCATAATGCTTCTCTGTGAATGCCTGTTTGAAAAATCTATCCaggaatttatatataaaatgttcattgCCAGGCTATTTGTGGTAGCAAAAAGAAAGAGCCAGGTGTTCAGACCTAGGAGAAATTATGGTCTATCCCTAATTGGATATCTCGATTTTGGATTTATTACAGtgtaaggaaattaaaataacatacttGGTATCTGTAATTATGCCCTGTTCTAAAAAGTTCTCTTTAAAGTagattagaggggcgcctgggtggctcagtcggttgagcgtccaacttcagctcaggtcacgatctcacactccgtgagttcgagccccgcgtcaggctctgtgctgacagcccagatcctggagcctgcttcggattctgtgtctccctccctccctctctctctgcccctcccctgctcgtgttctgcctccctctgtctcaaaaataaataaaaaaattaaaaaataaataaaaataaaaaaataaagtagattagAAACAGAATCATGTAATTTGAAGGCAGAGGGAATCTTAGAATTCAACTTCCCGACTGAATTCTTCTTGAATGCCTCCAGAGTTGAGCTCTCTTCCTGTTAGATCGCCCCTTCACTTGTCACTTTTTGGGGCAGTTTTAATTGTTTTCCATGGCTACCACTATACATTTTctcatgtttacatttttaaaggtcacCAAGGAAGAAGGATTGGCTTTGGCCCGAGAATTCAGCTGTCCTTTCTTTGAGACCTCTGCTGCGTTCCGCTACTACATCGATGATGTATTCCATGCCCTTGTACGGGAGATAcgtaggaaagaaaaggaggcagtGCTGGCCATGGAGAAAAAGTCTAAGCCCAAAACCAGCGTATGGAAGAGGCTAAAGTCACCGTTCCGGAAGAAGAAAGACTCCGTAACCTGAAGGGAAGATGTGAGGTGTTCCTCTGTGAACTGCAGGGCTTACTCAGAGCAGTCCAGGAACTTGCATTAGTGAGCACGGTGCTTGCTCTTTCTCCTGTTATGACCGTTACTGTAAATGTAACTGATGAAGGGGATATGCCTCGAGGGAGTTTGCAGTGATGTGGTGTCTAGAATACTGTCTTTTAGCTAATTCTGACTTATTAACCCAGTGGAGCACTGTCTACTTTTAAATTGTCACATTAGAATTTGATCTACCGATGTTTTGGGTTCTGTTCCTGATATTAGTGAATTAATGTGGATTGTTTATACTCTGGGGGAATATATGTACCACGTGTGTTCGACTAAGCCCACAAGAGGGACTTTCTGCTATGCACTACTCCATGTTCTTTTCTACTTGGGTTTCCTGGGACCTTCTCGGCGAAGGGCCTCACTTCTGTTCTCCTGTGCTTCCTGGACACATAGCGAGAACCTCGTAGGGAGGTCAGTGGTACAGTTCAGTGAGTAGCTGTGGAACTGCCTCCCGTTGCAGATGAGGGACCAATGAGATCAGGGAAGCCGGGCTGTGGAGGCGGCTGGGGGACCTCACTAGGGACAGGTAGCATCACAGCTGTGTTCCCAGGGCAGGCCTGGCTTTGCTGAGAAGTGCACGTCTGACCCAGATGCACTGAATGGGTGAGGACGAACAGAAGCAGTGCAATGTGTGAAGGTTTCTTCTATGaagctcttttgttctttcagGGTTTAGCCTCTGTTTACCATCAGAGGTGCATGCTTTGGGAACCATTACTGGATTACTAAACTCTTGTTCAGACCCTCGGTTGGGACAGCCATTGCCTTGTGCAGGCTCATTTTTCCCCCGGAGGTGCCCACGCCCGTGCATTACGTGCTTCCCAGTGCTTCCGCGCGCTCCCCAGGAGAGTGGGGCCTGGCCACGTGTGTCGTAGGTCCCTCGTCAGACTTCCTGCGTCTTGCGTACGGAAGAGACATCAGGAGTTAGAGTCCAGTCGTGTGTGCCTCCTCAGCACAGTcaccaggctccacgctccggGGAAGCCTGCGCGTCTCTGTGCTAACGAGCCAGTTGTGAAGCTTTAGAAAATTCCCGTGTGCTGGGTTTCTCATTGAAGATTTCTTTACAGGGACCTTGTTGAGTTCACCTCAGGGTTGTCTGAACCTTGACGGAACTTAGCCTAAGAGAGTGCCACCTTGATATTTGTCATAGCTGGGAGACGGTTGTCCTGGGAAGGAACAGCTTTAAATATTGGTGGTGAGTTCTCTTTTTTAGAATCAGGATTGTTTTGATACCTGGACTTAACTGTGTGTGGAGATTAAGTGCAAAAGTGCTAAGAATAATGTAGCATATATGGAACGTTACATGTCACTGAAGTAGCGTTTGTGACCATTTTAAACTCTTGACGTGACTGTGTAGCACCTCTTAAAAAGCGCACACCTCAACTTAACTGATTTCCACTCTAATTACAGGCAGAAGGACAGGGTTGTTGTGTTTTTCCTCATCCTCAGTGGGGTGTATGTTCTAGGTTTAAAGAAAGGTGATTGTTGCAACTTTTTTAGCTAAGTAGCGGTCCCTTTTGAGaccaaataaattatgttttatggtACTCAAGCCATCCAAAAGTGAGAGACCCAGAATTTGAATCTATGCAGGACGGAAATCTTATAGGAACTGTAGCACTTTAGCAAAGCATGAAGGTAGAGAAGAAACGTAGTGCAATTCTGTTGTACCACTATTTCACCATGTGTAAATTAGCTCGGAGCCTTTTACGTGTAATGCCTTAGCTTCTCGTTACTAATGACCTAGGGAGTTGTACTTAGCGTCAGGCAAGACTTTTACAGCCATGTAATTATTCAGGACATTCAGTGCAGCACAGAATATTGCCAGAGAGAAAGATTTGTAAGAGAGGAGGGAATTTATATTgtatatgagaaaaataacaaatttgtgtttttaagacTGTCACTGTCATATCTTTGATCATTGGATTGATTAGCCCATTAGTATTGAGGATTCTATCCATGGTGCTAAATAGTTTGAGGGGGTGTGTTATGTGTAGGTAACAGCTCAATTCTTAGTGATCTAAGTGTATGTAATTTATAAACTCTAAAGAGTCAGGTTTTTCCAATTTGAGGGCATTACAATCAGTTACTGCCTGGAACTTTGAAGAGAAACGTTCAGGGACAAGCGTAAAAGCGCTGGAACTGTCCGTGCCTGCGCCACATTGTTAAGTCACAAGATTTAGAAGCTGGTGTCTAGAAGGGATGTATTTTAACTTTATCAAATACTAGCAAGAATCGGTCTGCTGTGATGTTTGGGGGTTgcggggggaaggaggagaccaGTCTCTCACTTATGCACTTGTATATGAAGACAGTTTATATGACACAATACAAAACTTTTCAACAACTCGTTGGGCTTCTCCTTTGCTTACTTGTGTGTGGGTCAAATGCTTGGGATTATTGCATAAGGTCATTTTAAGAAGACTTAATACCATGAGATTTTATGTTCTGGAAAGTACGGATTCCAAAAAATGTGAGTGCCCGCCACGTGCGGAACGCTGTGTCGAGTGTCAGGGCGCGTGCGTGGAACACCCCTTCCTTCAGAGAGGTTACCTCGGCGCACGTGCAGGGAGAGGGGCTAGAGGGAGGTGAGGCACCGCGGTCCAACTGCTGAAGAGTCTCCGTGCTTCAGTGAGTGGGGTCCCACCTCTGCGTGACTCCGGACTCTAGTCCCCCGCCCCGGGCACTGTCCACTGTCCCGGTTCCAGCAGGCCGGGGTGCTCGGGGATGCTTGGTGTTTGGCCGTGCCGTCAGATGGCTTTGGGGGAGCGGGGGGTGCAGAGTGAACTGCCACcactggggcagggggcaggtgccTGAGGGACCCTATCGAGACCCCAGCGTATCCAGAGAGAGGTGGAGCGGTGCAGAGTGGGGAGCCAGGAAAAACACATTGAAGACAATAGCGTATTTGCCTCCAGCAGGAGGGTTACAGTTTCAAGTGTGTAAACTGAACGTGGACTAAGGAATAACTGCTTTACATGCAGGTCATTGCTTTTGTCTCCACTTCTATCCGTGGGATCAATGGGCCTCAGTGTTTGTAGAGGACTTAGTTTGGACATTAAAGGACTGTGTTTTTGTGTCCTCGTGACTTGAGTTGTGTTGAGCAGGTCAGTACCTGTCTGTGGGGTCCTCTGTTGAATCAGAGGCAACGGAGGAGGCAGTATTCGAGTTTCTGACGCAGGTTAGGCGGTGGGGTTACAGTGTTCATGGGCCCCCTCTGCACTAAGCACTGTGAGACTGTGCAGGGTTTGAGGGGATATAAGACACCCTGCTCTTGACCTTTGATAAAATCTGCATTCACAACTAGATGTCAATCTGAAGGTAGTAGGTTACTTCAAACTGGGAATGTGACAGGAattcagagagggaaagaattagTGTGGCCGGGCCCAGCAGTGGGACCAAGAGCTAACGGAGAGGAGGCAAGTGAGGAGAGGTCGAATACCAAAGAGAGGTGATTTCTGATATTCCTAGTGTTTAttgctgattattattattattattattatttttacatttttatttattttttgagagaggagagagagagagagagagcgcgagcatgagcgggggaggggcagagagacaggaggagacagagaatccaaagcaggctccaggctctgagctgtcagcacagagcctgacgcagggcttgaacccacaaactgagatcgtgacctgagctgaaggcggatgcccaactgactgagccacccaggcgccccttattgcttattttttttaagttatttatttttgagaaagtgcaaatgtgggaggagcagagagagagagaaagacagagaatcccaagcaggctccatgctttcagtgtggagcctgacgcgggactcgaacacacgaatcgtgacatcatgacctgagctgaagtcagacgcttaaatgactgagccacccaggtgcccctattgcctttttttaaagtttgtttatttatgtatttatttaaaattttttttaatgtttatttatttttgagagacagaggaagtgcGTGCgtgcatatgagcaggggaggggcacacacagagacacacacagaattgaaagcaggttccaggctccgagctgtcagcacagagcctgatgcagggctcaaacccacggactgcgagatcatgacctgagccgaagtcggaggctcaaccgactgagccacccaggcgccccttatgtatttattttgagagagagtgtgcgtgtgtaagtgggggaggggccgagatgcggggctcgagctcagtaattgtgacatcatgacctgagctgaagttggacacttcagtgaatgagccatccaggaacccctatTATTCgttttcttgaagaaaaaaaaaaaaaaaaaaaatatatatatatatatatatataaacaatatatatatgtatatatcatatataaatgtatatatcatatatatgatatatatgatatgtatcatatatatattcacacacacttttaaatatgtatagaCTTAAAGTgtatttaatgttaaatatttatagaagtagTTTAcatatatggtaattctatataaaatgaaatattaaacaaatatatgtatacatatatataaataaacttaggaaGCTCCTGACAAATAGTCGGTAGTGTTGCTCCTTTTTGAAACTTCCAGACTTACTGAGAAGGGTAAGAGAACGGTGACAGAGAAATTTGAAGTCTTACCTTTTAGGAGTCCGTGTCAACTCTGGCAAGCACTTGGCTTTAAGAGACgcttcagggggcgcctgggtggcgcagtcggttaagcgtccgacttcagccaggtcacgatctcgcggtccgtgagttcgagccccgcgtcaggctctgggctgatggctcggagcctggagcctgtttccgattctgtgtctccctctctctctgcccctcccccgttcatgctctgtctctctctgtcccaaaaaaataaataaaaaacgttgaaaaaaaaattaaaaaaaaaaaaaaagagacgctTCAGTACGGAAAATGTCAGACTGACGGTAGTCCTGGATTGTTCAGCTTCGAATTAAAGTTTGTGTTCAAACTGCTTCCTCCGTCCGTCAGCTGGGCTGGGACTGAAGCGTCGGTGGTGGAGTTGCGCGGGGCCCCGGGGGAAGCGGCTGGGGCTCCGAGTTCTCTAAGGAGATCGCTCGCCCTGTCCTCAAATATCTCTAAACGCTCTCACACAGAGacactttctcttctccccactaAGACTGTGTTATAATTAGGTGTGGCataaactagattaaaaaaagaaaatggcgaCTGTATTTGTATACTCAATTTTGACAAGTTTTTTCGGTGGAAGTTGAAAGATGAGTCTCGCCGTTCTTCCTTGCCTTACTGGTCACCCGTGTGTCAGTGGCGTGCCTTCGCGTTGGACTAGATCGCAGCCGCATCCGCGGGGGAAGCCAGGGCTGCGTCTGCTCTTGTCTGCGAAAAGCACGTGGTCCTCTGTTGAGTGGGGTCGCCTTGCTGCTGGTCTGGCGCAAAGGACCGAGCATGGTCTGGAGGACAGGATGGATTTTAGTTTTTAGGGAAATGCAGCCGGACGGCATAAGCGAGTTGTCCCGTACGTAGAGCCTTGTGGACCTGTTGCCCTTCACTGTCCAGATGGTCAGAGCTGGGGCACGGCCCGCTTCTTTAGGCTAAAACGAGTTAGTGAACCTGACTTAAGACTCCTGACACGGGGTTTCTGCTCCCAGGAGGTATGATTGCTTGGGAGGGGCAAGGCGATATAGGCAACATAAAGCCATGTTACCTCGACTAATTAAAGAAAACGTTGAAAGATCTGGATTAAGGTGGTGGGTAGAATTAGGCCACGAAGATTCCTCAGAAAGAGGAAGGGTGTGACTTAGAGCAACAGAGAAGTTAAGAATCCTGTATGTCGGACAACTGCAGTGCAGGGCTGGAGAGCCAGGCAGGTGAgttaagcaagctccaggttagAGCCGGGGACGCCCCGTGTGTGGAGTACGCGGCGGGATGCCCCCAGGCACCGGCCTGCTCTGGAGCAGAGACTGCTAAGAGCTGTTctgcttttttctcattttctcagcgTAAcctctggagattctgatttgCTGGCTCTCTGATAGGATCCAGGAATCTATATTAAGACAGAAACCtcccccagatgattctgatggcAGCCACGCAGGCTTTCCTAGATTAGGAGTCTCCGGGCTGAGTGATGCCGGAGAGCCCAGGGCCAGCATCGGAGGACTGTGCGAAGCAGTGACAGAGGGCTTGTCAGCAGGTGGGGGAAGTGCTAGTGGCTCTGTCCAGGGCGGTGTGGGGCTGGGGAGCGCTGGGCGTGAGCAGTGAGAAGGTGGGGTCGTTCATGTGTGAGGGAGCAAGGGCTGTGGCTGGGGGACAAGCTTGTTATGAAGAAGCCACTGGATGGAGCAAGGGACTGGTAAGTCCTTCTGTTCGGGGCATGCTGAAATCTCCaatcaacttaatttttttttttttaacgtttatttatttttgagacagagacagagcacagacgggggagggtcagacagagagggagacacagaatccgaaacaggctccaggctccgagctgtcggtgcagagcccgacgcggggctcgaactcccggaccgcgagatcgtgacctgagccgaagtcggccgcttaaccgactgagccacccaggcgcccctccaatcaACTTATAAACGTGAGTTGCTCTTGAGACAAAGTTACTGACATGTTTTAGCTTTGTCTATTAGTCCTTGCTCTAAAAAACTCAGCACACACGGTCATATCATTAAGTCACCCAGTGTTTTGAACAGAAGCTGCTGGGGGTGAGGGCATGTCGTTTCCTGCCCTTCCCAGAGCTGTTTAGTGCTAGTTTCGTGCAGTTTGCTCTGAGCCAGGAGAAAATCTCCCATCTGCAGAACTATCCCCCATCGGAGGCTTCCCCTAGTTTCCTTGCACACGAGTGGTCTGTGTGAAGGTGAGTCTGAGTACGTGCCCCAGGACAGCGCAATCCGATGCCAACTGTCTGCCGGCCGGGAAGCGTGTGTGCCCGTCAGGTGTACTTGGTCCCACCCAGAACACTGCGGCCGCTCTTACTTTCAGATCCTCAGACACCCACAGGAGAGCATGCGGGTCTGGTGGCCACTCACACCCACCCGCCGCCACCACCGCCTCCCAAACAACTAACAAAAACAAGCCTCCCCTTCAGACCAAACTTCTTTTGAAACTCCCAGCTCAGTAGGAAGTAGGAAGAGGCCCGGgttttttgtatttgctttagGTCTGCTTCCTAGACAACATTTTGGCCCCCGCCTGTCTTCCTTCAGTCCGCAAACCTTTACTGAGCATCTGCCGGACGCCAGGCATGCGGTGCTGTCGGGAGTTCGGTGAATAACAACAAGCACAAAGGTCTTGACGGCTCAGTTCTGTTCTTCAGGCacctctgttttttatttttgtttttttgtttgttctagtgaggctccacacccagcgtggggcttgaactcacgaccctgagatcgagagtcgcacactctctgagccagccaggtgctcccggGCACCTCTGATTCTAATGTGCAAAGTCTCACGTGAGACGTGTGGAGGGTGAAGGGGTCGGGGGACGTGCAGGAATTTCCAGCTTCTTGATGAACAATTAAATGGCACCTTGGAAAAATGCCCGGGGAGACCGATTTGGTGCAAGTGAATGTCAGTCATGAAAATGTGTGGTTTCG is a window encoding:
- the RIT1 gene encoding GTP-binding protein Rit1, whose translation is MDPGPRPSGSGCSSPAGLSREYKLVMLGAGGVGKSAMTMQFISHRFPEDHDPTIEDAYKIRIRIDDEPANLDILDTAGQAEFTAMRDQYMRAGEGFIICYSITDRRSFHEVREFKQLIYRVRRTDDTPVVLVGNKSDLKQLRQVTKEEGLALAREFSCPFFETSAAFRYYIDDVFHALVREIRRKEKEAVLAMEKKSKPKTSVWKRLKSPFRKKKDSVT